The Terriglobales bacterium genome contains a region encoding:
- a CDS encoding type II secretion system protein — MRSGGSWCRQRGLTLLELIVAITILLILTGMAIPLARVRIKREKERQLRYELWQIRDAIDRYKDAADRNAFQVKIGTEGYPPDLDTLVNGVDVAGKKVRFLRAIPVDPMTGRAEWATRAMQDDPKSQSSGGQNVFDVHSKSEGTALDGTKYSDW, encoded by the coding sequence ATGCGAAGCGGTGGCTCATGGTGCCGGCAGCGGGGCTTGACCCTGCTCGAGCTGATTGTGGCCATCACCATCCTGCTCATCCTGACCGGCATGGCCATTCCCCTGGCGCGGGTGCGCATCAAGCGCGAGAAGGAACGCCAGCTGCGCTACGAGTTGTGGCAGATCCGGGACGCCATCGACCGCTACAAGGACGCCGCTGACCGCAACGCCTTCCAGGTCAAGATCGGTACCGAGGGCTACCCCCCGGACCTGGACACGCTGGTGAACGGGGTGGATGTCGCCGGCAAGAAGGTGCGTTTCCTGCGCGCCATCCCGGTGGACCCGATGACGGGCAGGGCGGAGTGGGCAACACGCGCGATGCAGGACGATCCCAAGTCCCAGTCGTCCGGAGGACAGAACGTCTTCGATGTCCATTCCAAGTCCGAAGGGACGGCTCTGGACGGCACCAAGTATTCGGACTGGTGA